The DNA segment AACATGTCGAATTCGGTCTTTACCTGGATGGCGGCGCGGATGGCGAGATCCTCCTGCCGCGGCGCTACATTCCCAAGGATACGCCGACCGAGCTCGACGACTGGCTCAACGTGTTCATCTACCTGGACAGCGAAGACCAGTTGATCGCCACCACCGAGAAGCCCAAGGTGCAGGTCGGCGAATTCGCCAGCCTCAAGGTCAAGGACATCAACGGCGCCGGTATCTTCCTCGATTGGGGGCTGAGCAAAGACCTGCTGATGCCTTATTCCGAAGAGCAGCAGCCGCTGAAAATTGGCGATTACTGCGTGATCCACGCCTACCTGGACAAACGCACCCGGCGCATCACCGCCACGGCGCGGCTGGACCGTTACCTGGACCGCACCCCGGCCGAGTATGCGGTGGGCCAGCCGGTCGAGCTGCTGGTGGCGGGCGAGACGCCGATGGGCTTCAAGGCGATCATCAACAACCGCCATTGGGGCCTGATCCACAAGAACGAGGT comes from the Pseudomonas urmiensis genome and includes:
- a CDS encoding CvfB family protein — its product is MALLGRYNSLQIVKHVEFGLYLDGGADGEILLPRRYIPKDTPTELDDWLNVFIYLDSEDQLIATTEKPKVQVGEFASLKVKDINGAGIFLDWGLSKDLLMPYSEEQQPLKIGDYCVIHAYLDKRTRRITATARLDRYLDRTPAEYAVGQPVELLVAGETPMGFKAIINNRHWGLIHKNEVFKFLRSGMHEKGFIKEVRHDGKIALSLQPVGQALADTLQEQIMARLEAEGGTLAVCDKSDPQLISKLFNVSKGNFKKAIGALFKAGRIVIHDDRIERV